A region of Gracilinanus agilis isolate LMUSP501 chromosome 3, AgileGrace, whole genome shotgun sequence DNA encodes the following proteins:
- the LOC123241102 gene encoding olfactory receptor 56B1-like encodes MTPSVQQSNISYFQVTEFILLGLPGIHSWQHWLSLPLAFLYLSALAANLLILLTIWQEAALHQPMYEFLGILSVVDIGLATAIMPKILSIFWFDAKAITLSGCFTQMFAIHCFMGMESGVFLFMAIDRYIAICNPLRYPSIITSTFVLRACAFLVLRIVLLAMPVPVLAAQRNYCSKNEIDHCLCSNLGVISLACDDKKPNRIYQLILAWMVMGTDLIIIIFSYIQILRSVLRLNSAEAASKALSTCSSHLILIFFFYTAIVVLSVTHLAGRKYPLIPVLLNILHNVIPPALNPMVYALRTHDLRAGFYRVLRLGP; translated from the coding sequence ATGACTCCATCTGTCCAACAATCCAACATCTCCTACTTCCAAGTCACTGAATTCATTCTTTTGGGGCTTCCAGGCATTCACAGCTGGCAACACTGGCTCTCCCTACCCCTGGCATTCCTCTACCTCTCAGCTCTGGCTGCTAATCTTCTCATCCTGCTGACCATCTGGCAAGAGGCTGCTCTACATCAACCTATGTATGAGTTCCTGGGCATCCTCTCTGTTGTGGACATAGGACTAGCCACCGCAATCATGCCGAAGATCCTGTCCATCTTCTGGTTTGATGCCAAAGCCATCACCCTCTCTGGGTGCTTTACTCAAATGTTTGCCATCCATTGTTTTATGGGCATGGAGTCAGGCGTCTTCCTCTTTATGGCTATTGACAGATACATAGCTATTTGCAATCCTCTCCGCTACCCCTCCATCATCACAAGTACCTTTGTCTTAAGAGCTTGTGCATTCCTAGTGCTTAGGATTGTCCTATTGGCCATGCCAGTGCCTGTATTGGCTGCTCAGAGGAATTACTGCTCCAAAAATGAGATAGATCACTGTCTATGCTCCAACCTGGGAGTCATCAGCTTGGCCTGTGATGATAAAAAACCCAATCGTATTTACCAACTTATCCTGGCCTGGATGGTAATGGGTACTGACTTGATCataatcatcttttcttatatacAGATCCTTCGCTCTGTGCTGAGATTGAACTCTGCAGAAGCTGCGTCCAAAGCCCTGAGTACCTGTAGCTCCCACCTCAttctcatcttctttttctaCACAGCCATTGTTGTACTTTCTGTAACTCACCTGGCAGGGAGAAAATATCCCCTAATTCCTGTGCTCCTCAACATACTGCACAACGTCATCCCCCCAGCCCTCAACCCCATGGTGTATGCACTCAGGACCCATGATCTTAGGGCAGGCTTCTATAGAGTGCTGAGACTAGGTCCATGA
- the LOC123238663 gene encoding olfactory receptor 52N4-like — protein MQRTNATTLTPVSFILNGVPGLEDMHIWISLPFCSMYIVAMVGNCGLLYLIRYEDSLHKPMYFFLAMLSFTDIIMCSSTLPNTLGIFWFNLKEIDFNACLTQMFFIHTFTGMESGVLMLMALDRYVAICYPLRYATILTNPIIANAGFITFLRGVILVIPFTFLTKRLPYCRGNVIPHTYCDHMSVAKVSCGNVKINAVYGLMVALLIGGFDILCITVSYTMILRAVVKLSSADARQKAFGTCTAHICAIVFSYTPAFFSFFTHRFGGHRIPHSLHIIMANIYLLLPPTMNPIVYGVKTKQIRDCVIRFFVGSKDIKSHNI, from the coding sequence ATGCAAAGGACCAATGCAACAACTCTGACTCCAGTTTCATTCATCCTGAATGGAGTTCCAGGACTAGAGGACATGCATATCTGGATCTCCCTTCCATTCTGCTCCATGTACATTGTGGCCATGGTGGGAAACTGTGGGCTTCTCTATCTCATTCGTTATGAGGATTCCCTCCATAAGCCTATGTATTTCTTCCTTGCAATGCTTTCTTTCACTGATATTATAATGTGTTCAAGCACATTGCCGAATACGCTTGGCATCTTCTGGTTTAACCTCAAGGAAATTGATTTTAATGCTTGTCTGACCCAGATGTTCTTTATCCATACCTTCACAGGGATGGAGTCTGGGGTCCTTATGCTCATGGCTTTGGATCGCTATGTGGCCATCTGCTATCCACTGCGCTATGCCACCATCCTCACCAATCCTATCATTGCCAATGCTGGGTTTATTACATTCTTAAGGGGAGTGATACTtgtcatcccattcactttcctCACTAAGAGACTGCCCTACTGCCGAGGCAATGTCATCCCCCACACCTACTGTGACCACATGTCTGTGGCCAAGGTTTCCTGTGGCAATGttaaaatcaatgctgtgtatggTCTCATGGTTGCCCTCTTGATTGGGGGCTTTGATATTCTCTGCATCACAGTGTCCTACACCATGATTCTCAGGGCTGTGGTCAAACTGTCATCTGCAGATGCTCGACAGAAAGCCTTTGGGACGTGTACAGCTCATATATGTGCCATTGTATTCTCCTATACCCcagctttcttttcattttttactcaCCGCTTTGGGGGTCACAGGATCCCCCACTCCCTCCACATTATCATGGCCAACATCTACCTCCTCCTGCCTCCAACTATGAACCCCATTGTTTATGGTGTGAAAACCAAGCAAATCCGAGATTGTGTTATAAGATTTTTTGTGGGATCCAAGGATATCAAGTCCCATAACATCTGA